In Populus alba chromosome 1, ASM523922v2, whole genome shotgun sequence, a single window of DNA contains:
- the LOC118032990 gene encoding protein DAMAGED DNA-BINDING 2: MAPRTRRMAFPKVLIERDTDSEQSSSSDDEDELEEEDEGPPSESEPEPEEEDSTKNGYGERIEEDLSLKKKGKAPITISLKKVCKVCKKPGHEAGFKGATYIDCPMKPCFLCKMPGHTTMTCPHRVAIEHGVIPAPRASTHNTVEYVLQRQLRPRILPIKPAYVIPDQVCCAVIRYHSRRVTCLEFHPTKNNILLSGDKKGQVGVWDFDKVHERMVYQNIHTCIVNNMRFKSTNDGMVYAASSDGTISSTDLETGISSSLMNLNPNGWQGPSNWRMLYGMDINSEKGVVLVADNFGFLYMVDTRSNSKIGEAILIHKKGSKVVGLHCNPVQPELLLSCGNDHFARIWDMRQLKAGSSLSDLAHKRVVNSAYFSPLSGSKILTTSQDNRLRIWDSIFGNLDSPSREIVHSHDFNRHLTPFRAEWDPKDPTESLAVIGRYISENYNGAALHPIDFIDISTGQLVAEVMDPNITTISPVNKLHPRDDILASGSSRSLFIWRPKEKSEPVEKKDESKIIICGGSMKKRKGKFGGESDDDSEDDGCVSKGKNFQFKKAGSKSAPRPRKVNK, encoded by the exons ATGGCCCCTCGGACAAGAAGAATGGCGTTTCCGAAAGTGTTGATTGAGAGAGACACCGACTCCGAGCAAAGTTCTTCATCGGACGATGAAGATGAgttggaagaagaagatgagggcCCACCATCAGAATCAGAACCAGAACCAGAAGAGGAGGATTCAACCAAAAATGGATACGGAGAGAGAATTGAAGAagatttaagtttaaaaaagaaaggaaaagcacCCATCACTATTAGTCTCAAGAAAGTTTGCAAA GTGTGTAAGAAACCGGGACATGAAGCGGGATTTAAAGGAGCAACATACATAGATTGTCCTATGAAACCTTGCTTTCTCTGCAAAATGCCAG GCCACACTACAATGACATGCCCACATAGAGTGGCAATTGAGCATGGTGTAATCCCAGCACCCCGTGCAAGCACTCATAATACAGTGGAATATGTCTTACAGCGCCAGCTTAGACCAAGAATCCTTCCA ATAAAACCAGCATATGTTATACCAGATCAAGTTTGTTGTGCAGTTATCAGATACCACAGCAGGCGAGTAACATGTTTGGAATTTCatccaacaaaaaataacatcCTTTTATCTGGAGATAAG AAAGGACAAGTTGGAGTTTGGGATTTTGACAAAGTGCATGAAAGGATGGTTTATCAAAACATACACACTTGTATTGTAAATAACATGAG GTTTAAATCTACAAATGATGGTATGGTATATGCTGCATCCTCTGATGGAACAATTAGTAGCACTGATTTGGAGACTGgaatttcatcatctttgatgaaccttaaTCCTAATGGTTGGCAG GGTCCAAGTAATTGGAGAATGCTTTATGGCATGGATATCAATTCAGAGAAAGGTGTTGTGCTTGTTGCTGACAACTTTGGTTTTCTCTACAT GGTGGATACACGATCCAACAGTAAAATTGGGGAGGCAATTTTGATCCATAAGAAAGGTAGCAAAGTTGTTGGACTTCATTGCAATCCAGTTCAACCAGAGCTTCTTTTGAGCTGTGGAAATGATCATTTT GCTCGTATATGGGATATGCGTCAACTGAAAGCTGGATCATCTCTTTCTGACCTTGCACACAAACGCGTTGTTAACTCTGCATATTTTTCTCCATTGTCTGGTAGCAAGATTCTTACCACTTCACAAGACAACCGCCTGCGTATTTGGGATTCTATCTTTGGAAACTTGGACTCCCCAAGCCGAGAAATCGTACACAGTCATGATTTTAACAGACATCTAACTCCTTTCCGTGCTGAATGGGATCCAAAG gatccAACAGAGTCCCTTGCAGTTATTGGTCGCTACATAAGTGAAAATTACAATGGAGCTGCCTTGCATCCGATTGATTTTATTGACATTAGCACTGGGCAACTAGTTGCTGAAGTTATGGATCCAAACATCACAACCATTAGTCCTGTGAACAAGCTACATCCACGAGATGATATTTTGGCATCTGGCAGTTCGAG GTCCCTTTTCATTTGGAGGCCAAAGGAGAAGTCTGAACCTGtggaaaagaaagatgaaagtaAGATTATTATTTGTGGAGGTTCTATGAAAAAGCGTAAAGGCAAGTTTGGTGGTGAAAGTGATGATGATTCTGAAGATGATGGATGTGTATCCAAGGGcaagaattttcaatttaaaaaggcTGGATCAAAATCAGCTCCCAGACCTCGCAAGGTTAACAAATAA